The Aptenodytes patagonicus chromosome 10, bAptPat1.pri.cur, whole genome shotgun sequence genome includes a region encoding these proteins:
- the LOC143165217 gene encoding protein shisa-like-1: MALCPGVFGTVSVQNLHLCEGYTDPDGRYHPGFYCPRLTDPASHRYCCHPSPRALKSCCSQLALEAIIGVNLSSLASPGLLRNPLALPFVGLYGLLVLLLMAVDLFHFYRTRRCRLGRLLPRAGCPPCGPPGGRQPRSRPSRSTRLPGRLPPHGAPGPTPPGRAC; the protein is encoded by the exons ATGGCTCTGTGCCCCGGTGTCTTCGGGACAG TCTCAGTGCAGAACCTGCACCTCTGTGAGGGCTACACGGACCCCGATGGCCGCTACCACCCCGGCTTCTACTGCCCGCGGCTGACCGACCCGGCCAGCCACCGCTACTGCTGCCACCCCAGCCCGCGTGCCCTCAagtcctgctgctcccagctggccCTGGAGGCCATCATCGGGGTGAACCTATCCAGCCTGGCCAGCCCGGGCCTCCTCCG gaACCCGCTGGCCCTGCCCTTCGTGGGGCTCTACGggctccttgtcctcctcctcatggCTGTCGACCTCTTCCACTTCTACCGGACCCGGCGCTGCCGCCTCGGCCGCCTCCTGCCCCGCGCCGGCTGCCCGCCCTGTGGCCCTCCGGGGGGgcgccagccccgctcccggccgtCCCGCAGCACCCGCCTCCCCGGGCGGCTGCCGCCCCACGGTGCCCCCGGCCCGACGCCCCCCGGCCGGGCCTGCTGA
- the RCCD1 gene encoding RCC1 domain-containing protein 1, which translates to MAAPRRAWLVFGFSIEEAAGEPGPGPGPRRLESGPGGISRVWPAWSYVVVETGAGLEVRSAGLRRRLPGWAEALPSETHLVLRGEAAAQAWPRAAALRGALRGAPAWSRALPPGPRRPPPLPLLPGGFATPRPPFFAALPGGVRARGLALGHEHALALGAAGETYAWGGGRHGQLGHGSLESELQPRLVEALAGMPMQAVAAGGWHSASVSEAGDLYVWGWNESGQLALPSKALAEERAQDEDTGAGDTELTPHQEQPAAEDSAFISIQAFPALLDLPQDLEVSKVSCGSRHTAIVTRGGELYTWGWGKYGQLGHGDNASSDQPRRVEYLVAEGLQAEEVVCGPWTTYVCVLEP; encoded by the exons atggcggctccgcgccgcgccTGGCTCGTCTTCGGCTTCAGCAtcgaggaggcggcgggggaacCGGGCCCGGGCCCAGGTCCGCGGCGGCTGGAGTCGGGCCCCGGGGGGATCAGCCGCGTGTGGCCCGCCTGGAGCTACGTGGTCGTGGAGACCG GCGCGGGGCTGGAGGTGCGGagcgcggggctgcggcggcggctgccgggctGGGCCGAGGCGCTGCCCTCGGAGACGCACCTGGTGCtgcggggggaggcggcggcccaGGCCtggccgcgggcggcggcgctgcggggcgCGCTGCGGGGCGCGCCCGCCTGGAGCCGGGCCCTgccgccggggccccgccgccccccgccgctgccgctgctgcccgGCGGCTTCGCCACCCCGCGGCCGCCCTTCTTCGCCGCGCTGCCCGGGGGGGTGCGGGCCCGCGGGCTGGCCCTGGGCCACGAGCACGCCCTGGCGCTGGGCGCCGCCGGGGAGACCTACGCCTGGGGCGGCGGCAG GCACGGGCAGCTCGGCCACGGGAGCCTGGAGTCAGAGCTGCAGCCGCGGCTGGTGGAGGCGTTGGCCGGCATGCCGATGCAGGCAGTGGCGGCCGGCGGGTGGCATTCGGCCAGTGTTAGTG AGGCAGGAGACCTCTATGTGTGGGGCTGGAACGAGTCGGGCCAGCTGGCCCTGCCCTCCAAAGCGCTGGCAGAAGAGCGGGCACAGGATGAGGACACGGGTGCAG GGGACACTGAGCTGACACCCCACCAGGAGCAGCCGGCTGCCGAGGACTCCGCATTCATTTCCATCCAAGCGTTCCCAGCGTTGCTGGATCTGCCCCAGGATCTGGAAGTCAGCAAGGTCAGCTGTGGGTCTCGGCACACGGCCATTGTCACAC GAGGCGGCGAGCTCTACACCTGGGGCTGGG GTAAATACGGGCAGCTGGGACACGGGGACAATGCCAGCTCTGACCAGCCACGCCGCGTCGAGTACCTGGTAGCcgaggggctgcaggcagaggaggtggTGTGCGGGCCCTGGACCACCTACGTGTGTGTGCTGGAGCCATga
- the UNC45A gene encoding protein unc-45 homolog A, with protein MEEAVTAGQLRERGNALFQAGDHAAALAAYTQALSLCDAEPERAVLHRNRAACYLKLEDYAKAEADASKAIEADGRDMKALFRRSQALQKLGRLDQAVSDLQRCVSLEPKNKAFQEALRALGSSMHEKMKTMSCTDSKVEQMFQILLDPEEKDVDKKQKAAQNLIVLAREEAGAEKIFQSDGVRLLTQLLDTAKADLMLAALRTLVGLCSGHRSRTTAILVELGAPRLSAVLGVEHEQVSLAACNLLHVMFDSLKEGLQKDFRGKEDAVVLDSSKDLKLLIKHLLELLALEGASAHGRDNALNLLIKVVPRKSPKETNNSLSLWVIDQGLKKILEVGSTVCGAPGSLPVTENSRMSASVLLSKLYDDLKCDAERENFHHLCEDYVRSWFEGHELAGKLRAIQTVSCLLQGPSDAGNRVLELEGIMDSVLSLCASVCEAHQLVAVEALIHAADKAKRASFITANGVSLLKEIYKHSERDSIRIRALVGLCKLGSAGGTDFSMKQFAEGSTMKLAKQCRKWLCNETIDAGTRRWAVEGLAYLTFDADVKEEFVEDKAAMQAMFHLAKSEDRSVLYAVASTLVNCTNSYDHEEPDPQMLELAKYAKQHIPEQHPKDKPDFVKRRVRKLLTAGVVSALACMVKSENPALTNSCRELISRVFLALVEEAEDRGGVVAQGGGKALIPLSLEGTEVGQTKAAQALAKITITSNPEMAFPGERIYEVVRPLVSLLHLQRTGLENFEGLMALTNLAGISERLRQKILKEKAVPMIEGYMFEEHELIRLAATECMCNMAMSKEVQELFLAEGSDRLKLMVLYSGEEDEKLRRAASGTLAMLTALHPPICKRIPQVTVHWLEILQALLLSPSAELQHRGAVVVMNMMAAEREVAEQLIASEMLEILSVLAKDKDKPRVAQAAKESLAQAVAYGLIKPDPGQE; from the exons ATGGAGGAGGCG GTGACGGCGGGGCAGCTGCGGGAGCGGGGCAACGCGCTCTTCCAGGCGGGGGACCACGCCGCGGCCCTCGCCGCCTACACGCAGGCGCTGAGCCTCTGCGACGCGGAGCCGGAGCGAGCCGTGCTGCACCGCAACCGGGCCGCCTGCTACCTGAAGCTG GAGGACTATGCCAAGGCAGAGGCTGATGCATCTAAAG CCATTGAAGCCGATGGCCGGGACATGAAGGCGCTGTTCCGCCGGAGCCAGGCACTGCAGAAGCTGGGCCGCCTGGACCAGGCTGTCAGTGACCTGCAGCGATGTGTGAGCCTGGAGCCCAAGAACAAGGCCTTCCAGGAGGCCCTGCGTGCCCTGGGGAGCAGCATGCACGAGAAG ATGAAGACCATGTCCTGCACGGACTCGAAGGTAGAGCAGATGTTCCAGATCTTGCTGGATCCTGAAGAAAAGGATGTGGACAAGAAGCAAAAG GCTGCGCAGAACCTGATTGTGCTGGCACGAGAGGAGGCCGGAGCAGAGAAAATCTTCCAAAGTGATGGTGTGCGGCTGCTGACACAGCTGCTTGACACAGCCAAGGCTGACCTGATGCTGGCGGCCCTGCGCACCCTGGTGGGGCTGTGCTCCGGGCACCGCTCCCGG ACCACGGCCATCCTGGTGGAGCTGGGGGCCCCTCGTCTCTCAGCGGTGCTGGGTGTGGAGCACGAGCAGGTTTCCCTGGCTGCCTGCAACCTTCTGCACGTGATGTTCGATTCCCTGAAGGAGGGGCTTCAGAAGGACTTCCGTGGCAAGGAGGATGCGGTGGTGCTGG ATTCCTCCAAGGACCTGAAACTGCTGATCAAGCACCTCCTGGAGCTGCTAGCACTGGAAGGGGCCTCTGCGCACGGCCGTGACAATGCCCTCAACCTGCTCATCAAGGTGGTGCCCAGAAAGTCGCCAAAGGAGACCAACAACAGCTTGAGCCTCTGGGTGATCGACCAGG GCCTGAAGAAGATCCTGGAGGTGGGAAGTACAGTGTGCGGCGCCCCGGGCAGCCTGCCCGTGACAGAGAACAGCCGGATGAGTGCCTCGGTTCTGCTGAGCAAACTTTACGATGACCTGAAATGCGATGCTGAGAGAGAAAACTTCCACCACTTGTGCGAGGACTACGTGAG GAGCTGGTTCGAGGGGCACgagctggctgggaagctgcGGGCCATCCAGACGGTGTCATGCCTGCTGCAGGGCCCCTCGGATGCTGGGAACAGGGTGCTGGAGCTGGAGGGGATCATGGACAGCGTGCTGTCCCTCTGTGCCTCTGTCTGCGAGGCCCACCAGCTGGTAGCGGTGGAGGCACTGATCCACGCTGCCGACAAGGCCAAGCGTGCCTCCTTCATCACCGCCAACGGTGTCAGCCTGCTCAAGGAGATCTACAAGCACAGCGAGAGGGACAGCATCCGCATCCGGGCGCTGGTG GGGCTCTGCAAGCTGGGATCCGCCGGAGGCACCGACTTCAGCATGAAACAGTTTGCCGAGGGCTCCACGATGAAATTGGCCAAGCAGTGCCGCAA GTGGCTCTGCAATGAGACGATCGATGCGGGCACGCGGCGCTGGGCGGTGGAGGGCCTGGCCTACCTCACCTTCGATGCGGACGTCAAGGAGGAGTTTGTGGAGGACAAGGCAGCGATGCAGGCCATGTTCCACTTGGCCAAG TCGGAGGACAGGAGTGTGCTCTACGCAGTTGCCTCCACACTAGTGAACTGCACCAACAGCTACGACCACGAGGAGCCAGACCCCCAGATGCTGGAGCTGGCCAAGTATGCCAAGCAGCACATTCCGGAGCAGCACCCCAAG GACAAGCCGGACTTCGTGAAGCGCCGGGTGAGGAAGCTGCTGACGGCTGGTGTGGTGTCAGCTCTGGCCTGCATGGTGAAGAGCGAGAACCCGGCGCTCACCAACTCCTGCCGGGAGCTGATCTCCAG GGTGTTTCTGGCGCtggtggaggaggcagaagaCCGGGGTGGTGTGGTTGCGCAGGGAGGAGGCAAG GCTCTCATCCCACTGTCCCTGGAGGGCACCGAGGTGGGGCAGACCAAGGCAGCTCAGGCCCTGGCAAAGATCACCATCACCTCCAACCCAGAGATGGCCTTCCCTGGAGAGCGG ATCTATGAGGTGGTCCGGCCCTTGGTAAGCCTTCTGCACCTTCAGCGCACAGGCCTGGAGAACTTCGAGGGGCTGATGGCGTTAACCAACCTGGCTGGCATCAGCGAGAGGCTGCG GCAGAAGATCCTGAAGGAGAAGGCTGTGCCCATGATCGAGGGCTACATGTTTGAGGAGCATGAGCTAATCCGGCTGGCTGCCACGGAGTGCATGTGCAACATGGCCATGAGCAAGGAG GTGCAGGAGCTGTTCCTGGCTGAGGGTAGTGACCGGCTGAAGCTGATGGTCCTGTACAGTGGGGAGGAGGACGAGAAGCTGCGGCGGGCAGCTTCAGGGACCCTAGCCATGCTGACCGCCCTGCACCCCCCCATCTGCAAGCGGATCCCCCAGGTG ACGGTGCACTGGCTGGAGATCCTGCAGGCCCTGCTGCTGAGCCCCAGCGCGGAGCTGCAGCACCGCGGGGCCGTGGTGGTGATGAACATGATGGCGGCCGAGCGGGAGGTGGCAGAGCAGCTCATCGCCAGCGAGATGCTGGAGATCCTCTCCGTGCTCGCCAAGGACAAGGACAAGCCACGTGTggcccaggcggccaaggagaGCCTGGCGCAGGCTGTGGCTTACGGCCTCATCAAGCCCGACCCTGGCCAGGAGTGA